Proteins from a single region of Runella sp. SP2:
- a CDS encoding glycosyltransferase — protein sequence MTSDPLKVVVLPDAGPENPFQYQLVRYFRQEGFDVVIGEKYTIGSTLRAIFAHHPTVIYYDWVHSFILGKSRLWTYFKSSIFVAEILAARYLFNVRFVHTLHNLQNHAGLWLRWERRIYGLFLRKCHQIRVYSEETRQAAIERFSLQPERVKVIQDLPYHFYYPNTLSKNECRKRLNLNDDDFVYLFFGEIKPYKGVSNLIDAFAEIARPNDRLLIAGKSYDATFFEPIEKAAQANSSIHLHHRFIQDDEVQVFFNAADVVVLPFIRIDHSGSIDLALSFRKPIVTLKTDATARMLAHQSTLLFETPSQLPHCLQIARELPLQAVGNQNFAIADSTNYRDLTLLVTL from the coding sequence TTGACCTCTGACCCACTCAAAGTCGTCGTTTTACCCGATGCTGGCCCTGAAAATCCCTTTCAGTATCAGTTGGTTCGTTATTTTCGACAAGAAGGGTTTGACGTGGTTATTGGAGAAAAATATACCATTGGAAGTACGCTAAGGGCTATTTTTGCGCATCACCCCACCGTAATTTACTACGATTGGGTACACAGTTTTATTCTTGGTAAATCTCGCTTGTGGACGTACTTCAAATCGTCCATTTTTGTCGCCGAAATTTTGGCCGCACGCTACCTATTCAATGTTCGTTTTGTGCATACACTGCACAACCTACAAAACCACGCTGGACTTTGGCTTCGTTGGGAACGCCGTATTTATGGGCTTTTTCTCAGAAAATGCCACCAAATCAGGGTTTATTCGGAAGAAACTCGCCAAGCTGCCATTGAGCGTTTTTCGCTCCAACCCGAACGCGTAAAGGTGATTCAGGATTTGCCGTATCATTTTTATTACCCCAATACCCTTTCTAAAAACGAATGTCGAAAACGTCTGAATCTTAACGATGACGATTTTGTATATTTGTTTTTTGGCGAAATCAAACCTTACAAAGGTGTTAGCAACTTAATCGACGCTTTTGCTGAAATTGCTCGCCCCAACGACCGCTTGTTGATTGCGGGCAAAAGTTACGACGCCACTTTTTTTGAACCTATTGAGAAGGCTGCCCAAGCCAACTCCTCTATACATCTCCACCACCGTTTCATTCAAGACGACGAAGTCCAAGTATTTTTCAACGCCGCCGACGTGGTTGTGTTGCCGTTTATTCGCATCGATCATTCTGGCTCGATTGACTTGGCGCTCTCGTTTCGTAAACCCATCGTTACGCTAAAAACCGACGCTACCGCGCGGATGTTAGCGCACCAATCCACACTTCTGTTTGAAACACCCTCCCAACTCCCCCATTGTTTGCAAATCGCCCGCGAGTTACCCCTCCAAGCGGTTGGCAATCAAAACTTTGCCATTGCTGATTCAACCAATTACCGCGACCTGACCTTACTTGTTACCCTATGA